The following proteins come from a genomic window of Triticum aestivum cultivar Chinese Spring chromosome 6A, IWGSC CS RefSeq v2.1, whole genome shotgun sequence:
- the LOC123131102 gene encoding protein PHLOEM PROTEIN 2-LIKE A10 yields MVCTRNCLFVFKICIWQPCARLQNCHTTRCPFDRHRSMIHFFRFFPSFPALVLSKLAASDHVSSAASALSESLASGALRAFSSHRAARGPDPPSPPLHDRILDRLLSPDGAGFASAVLGSFARNLVLSCRDPEARPRAPGQPDWLAALCSDRGKEAAAELVRVFVSTAVAAYLDRTAAVRTSDQVLAGVTDPKHDAKLKDLLVSVCNGAVETFVRTSRQVTKEASISRAEAAVVQEVCNSGPSCVMERVSTTLAMPSNRRFVLDVTGRVTAGMVRSFLEFSTQRVSAGARKSIVVARDEITERGLVAVKYLSAKSMAIFTLCLTMCMHISVGMRFPLPA; encoded by the coding sequence ATGGTCTGCACTAGAAATTGTTTATTTGTTTTTAAAATATGTATTTGGCAACCCTGTGCCCGATTGCAAAACTGCCACACCACTCGGTGTCCCTTCGATCGGCATCGCAGCATGATCCACTTTTTTCGGTTCTTCCCCTCCTTCCCCGCACTCGTCCTCTCCAAGCTCGCCGCCTCCGACCAcgtctcctccgccgcctccgccctctCCGAGTCGCTCGCCTCGGGGGCCCTTCGCGCCTTCTCCTCCCACCGGGCCGCCCGGGGCCCGGATCCTCCCTCCCCGCCGCTGCACGACCGGATCTTGGACCGCCTCCTCTCCCCCGACGGCGCCGGGTTCGCCTCCGCCGTCCTCGGGAGCTTCGCCAGGAACCTCGTGCTCTCCTGCCGTGATCCCGAGGCCCGGCCCCGCGCCCCTGGCCAGCCGGACTGGCTCGCCGCGCTGTGCAGCGACAGGGGCAAGGAGGCCGCTGCGGAGCTCGTCCGGGTGTTCGTcagcaccgccgtcgccgcctACCTCGACAGGACCGCGGCCGTGCGCACCTCCGACCAGGTGCTCGCAGGCGTCACTGACCCCAAGCACGACGCCAAGCTCAAGGACCTGCTCGTGTCCGTCTGCAACGGCGCCGTCGAGACGTTTGTCAGGACCTCACGGCAGGTCACAAAGGAGGCCTCCATTTCTCGAGCTGAAGCAGCAGTGGTGCAAGAGGTCTGCAATTCAGGTCCTAGCTGTGTAATGGAGAGAGTATCGACCACATTGGCCATGCCAAGCAACCGGAGGTTTGTGCTGGATGTCACGGGCAGGGTCACCGCAGGGATGGTCCGGTCATTCCTCGAGTTCTCGACTCAGCGGGTGTCCGCTGGTGCACGAAAGAGCATTGTCGTTGCCCGTGACGAAATCACCGAAAGGGGTCTCGTCGCCGTCAAGTACCTGAGCGCCAAGTCCATGGCCATCTTCACCTTATGCCTCACAATGTGCATGCACATTTCGGTTGGAATGAGGTTCCCGTTGCCGGCCTAG